In Anaerolineales bacterium, the DNA window ACCGCGCGCACCACGGCGCCGCTCTCACTGCCCAGATGTTTGGCCTCGGTGCGTACCATCGCCAGCAGCCCGCTGTGCGGGGCAGTGATCTCGCTCAACACCCGGTGGAGTTCCGCCTCCGTAACCTGCAGACTCAAGCCCTTGGTTGCAGCCGATTCCAGGTGATGAGCCTCATCGACAATCAGATAGTCGTACTCGGGGATGACCCTATTGCCCGTGACGATATCCGCCAACAACAAGGCGTGATTGACCACGACCAGATGTGCCTGCTCTGCCGCCCGGCGCGCCTGGAAGTATGGGCAGGTGCCTTCGGCGTACGCCTGGCACGACTCGGCCGTGCACTCGTCGCTGTCGGCGGACAGCCGGCCCCACGAGGCCGCCTCCGCTGGTCCGGCCAGGCTGAGGTCGGTGCGGTCCCCGCTCCCACCCCCAGAAAGCCAAACCAAGAGCTTGGCCAGCAGGCGCATCTCCTCCGGTGATCGCGGTCCCAGGTGGCGCGCCGCATCCAGTCGCCGCGGGCACAGGTAGTTGGCACGTCCTTTCAAGATCGACACCTGGTAGTCCTGTCCAAGCGCCAGACGCAAGTCGGGGACGTCCTTGTTTCGCAGTTGGTCCTGCAAATTGATGGTGTTGGTGGAGACGACGACCCGCTGTCCGTTGACGTTCGCCCATTCCAGCGCCGGGATCAGATAGGCCATCGACTTGCCGGTTCCCGTCCCGGCCTCGACCATCAGATGTTTGCCGTCCGAAAGCGCCTGGGCTACCGCCCGCAGCATGCTCACTTGCTCCCTGCGGTGCTCATATCCCGGGAAGCGCTGAGCGAAAGGACCGCCGGGCTCGAGAGTCGACGCCAGCTCCTCGACGTCCAGAGGAATCAGCGGGTCCCGGGGCTGGAGGCCGGGTGCGGGCTCGGGCTCAGCCGCGCGTAGCAGCCGGCTGGAGGTCAGTCGGGGAGAAGCGTGGGGATCGGAGGCCGGACGTTCGGAGAGCGCCTCCTCGAACAGCCACCCGCCGCCCCACTCGACGTTCTCTCCCAACAGAACGATCTCCTCCAGGATCGACCGCGGGAGATCGCGCGCCCGCTCGACCATCTGCAGGAAGACCTGATGGGTGGTCTGGGCATCCGCCAGCGCCCGATGCGAGGTCGGGACCGGGATGCCGAGCTGGCGGGCGATGGCGGCCAGGCCGTAGCGCCCGATCGCAGGCAGCATGACCGAGGCCAGGTCGAAGGTGTCGATTCCCAGGGCGTCCGCCAGGGAGCCTCGGCGCTGCAGGAAGGCCAGGTCGAAGGCGATGTTGTGCCCGATCACCGGCGCGTCACCGATCAGCTCGGCCAGGTCACCCAGCACGGCCGAAAGCCGGGGAGCATCCGCAACCATGCTGTCGTTGATGCCGGTCAGTTGGGTGATGAAGGAGGGG includes these proteins:
- a CDS encoding DEAD/DEAH box helicase — translated: MRTLVALDLETTGLDPARDAILEIGALRFRGARIEKSYSQLVNPGRPIPSFITQLTGINDSMVADAPRLSAVLGDLAELIGDAPVIGHNIAFDLAFLQRRGSLADALGIDTFDLASVMLPAIGRYGLAAIARQLGIPVPTSHRALADAQTTHQVFLQMVERARDLPRSILEEIVLLGENVEWGGGWLFEEALSERPASDPHASPRLTSSRLLRAAEPEPAPGLQPRDPLIPLDVEELASTLEPGGPFAQRFPGYEHRREQVSMLRAVAQALSDGKHLMVEAGTGTGKSMAYLIPALEWANVNGQRVVVSTNTINLQDQLRNKDVPDLRLALGQDYQVSILKGRANYLCPRRLDAARHLGPRSPEEMRLLAKLLVWLSGGGSGDRTDLSLAGPAEAASWGRLSADSDECTAESCQAYAEGTCPYFQARRAAEQAHLVVVNHALLLADIVTGNRVIPEYDYLIVDEAHHLESAATKGLSLQVTEAELHRVLSEITAPHSGLLAMVRTEAKHLGSESGAVVRAVHACSDDGAAAKDLVARLFSALAGFMTERREGQEISPFGQQERVLPSTRTLVSWAEVERVWEDLRGILLRLAKQLAEISQVLEDSLAGQSDLQEDLVVSLRTSSRAVASQHSSLEAFVFEPDAQTIYWIEIQPSGTRMSLNAAPLEVGPLVQRHLWHAKSSVILTSATLTTAGSFDYLRGRLKAEDAEELAVDSPFDYETSTLLYLVNDIPEPFDRQAYQRVMEQGLVSLGRATRGRMLVLFTSHDQLRRTASAISAPLSTEGILVLDQSEGASRTALLEQFRTTEQAVLLGTRSFWEGVDVPGEALSVLAIARLPFDVPTDPIIASRAESFEAPFDEYHVPEAILRFRQGFGRLIRTRSDRGVVVCFDRRILTKRYGQAFLSSLPHCTQRAGPMSDLPSAASRWLGS